A genomic stretch from Thauera sp. GDN1 includes:
- a CDS encoding integration host factor subunit alpha — translation MTLTKAELADLLFEQVGLNKREAKDMVEGFFEEIRTALERGDSVKLSGFGNFQLRDKPQRPGRNPKTGEEIPITARRVVTFHASQKLKAAVEQLSDASKQP, via the coding sequence ATGACGCTGACCAAGGCAGAACTCGCGGATCTCCTGTTCGAGCAGGTCGGGCTCAACAAGCGCGAGGCCAAGGACATGGTCGAAGGCTTCTTCGAGGAGATCCGGACTGCGCTCGAGCGTGGCGACAGCGTCAAGCTGTCGGGCTTCGGCAATTTCCAGTTGCGCGACAAGCCTCAGCGTCCCGGACGCAACCCCAAGACCGGCGAGGAAATCCCGATCACCGCGCGCCGTGTGGTCACCTTCCACGCCAGCCAGAAACTGAAGGCCGCGGTGGAGCAACTCAGCGATGCAAGCAAGCAGCCCTGA
- the pheS gene encoding phenylalanine--tRNA ligase subunit alpha produces MEQLDQLVQQAAADFAAAADGAQLEQVKARYLGKAGSLTERLKSLGKLDPDARREAGAAINAAKVAIENALEARRNALREAALLAQLAAEALDVTLPGRGAAQGGLHPVSRTLERVEQLFASIGFVVADGPEIETDWHNFTALNTPENHPARSMHDTFYLEGHDDVLLRTHTSPVQIRAMQAHVERYRDAAAMPDLRIIAPGRVFRVDSDATHSPMFHQVEGLWVGEKVSFADLKGVIADFLRRFFETEDLQVRFRPSFFPFTEPSAEIDVAFMSGALEGRWLEIAGCGVVHPNVLRFGGIDPERYTGFAFGMGPDRLTMLRYGVNDLRLFFEGDLRFLSQFR; encoded by the coding sequence ATGGAACAGCTCGATCAACTGGTACAACAGGCTGCAGCCGACTTCGCTGCGGCAGCCGATGGCGCGCAGCTCGAACAGGTCAAGGCGCGTTATCTCGGCAAGGCGGGGTCGCTCACCGAGCGCCTGAAGTCGCTCGGCAAGCTCGATCCGGACGCGCGCCGCGAAGCGGGCGCGGCAATCAACGCCGCCAAGGTGGCGATCGAGAACGCGCTCGAGGCGCGTCGCAACGCCCTGCGCGAAGCCGCGCTGCTGGCCCAGCTCGCCGCCGAGGCGCTGGACGTGACGCTGCCCGGGCGCGGCGCTGCGCAAGGTGGCCTGCACCCGGTCAGCCGCACGCTCGAGCGTGTCGAGCAGCTGTTCGCCTCGATCGGCTTCGTGGTCGCCGACGGCCCCGAGATCGAGACCGACTGGCACAACTTCACCGCGCTGAACACGCCCGAGAACCATCCGGCGCGTTCGATGCACGATACCTTCTACCTCGAAGGTCACGATGACGTGCTGCTGCGCACCCACACCAGCCCGGTGCAGATCCGCGCCATGCAGGCCCACGTCGAGCGCTATCGTGACGCGGCGGCGATGCCCGACCTGCGCATCATCGCCCCCGGCCGCGTGTTCCGCGTCGACTCCGACGCCACCCACTCGCCGATGTTCCACCAGGTCGAAGGTCTGTGGGTGGGTGAGAAGGTCAGCTTCGCCGACCTCAAGGGCGTGATCGCCGACTTCCTGCGCCGCTTCTTCGAGACCGAGGACCTGCAGGTACGCTTCCGGCCGTCCTTCTTTCCCTTCACCGAGCCTTCGGCCGAGATCGACGTCGCCTTCATGAGCGGCGCGCTGGAAGGGCGCTGGCTGGAGATCGCCGGCTGCGGCGTGGTGCACCCGAACGTGCTGCGCTTCGGCGGCATCGATCCCGAGCGCTACACCGGCTTCGCCTTCGGCATGGGGCCCGACCGCCTGACCATGCTGCGCTACGGCGTGAACGACCTGCGCCTGTTCTTCGAAGGCGACCTGCGCTTCCTGAGCCAGTTCCGCTGA
- a CDS encoding YdbL family protein — protein MSVLPAILRKLGALVVGVTLAAAVHAQGNLEIDTPAISALKQSMQKRHAQLAPLYAAGAVGLATDGTVALRDAAGVPLAQSAQVNSVIAAENADRAALYREIARANNHPEWEGDVRRTFAQRWVDRAQPGWWVQQGGKWVRK, from the coding sequence ATGAGCGTGCTTCCCGCAATCCTGCGCAAGCTCGGTGCGCTCGTGGTCGGCGTCACGCTGGCTGCTGCGGTGCATGCGCAGGGCAATCTCGAGATCGACACACCGGCCATTTCCGCATTGAAGCAGTCGATGCAGAAGCGCCATGCACAGCTCGCGCCGCTGTATGCAGCTGGTGCAGTCGGACTGGCCACGGACGGTACCGTCGCGCTGCGCGATGCCGCCGGCGTTCCGCTTGCCCAGAGCGCCCAGGTCAACAGCGTGATCGCCGCCGAGAACGCCGATCGTGCCGCCCTCTATCGCGAGATTGCCCGCGCCAACAATCATCCCGAGTGGGAAGGCGACGTCCGTCGCACCTTCGCCCAGCGCTGGGTCGATCGTGCGCAGCCCGGCTGGTGGGTGCAGCAGGGCGGCAAGTGGGTGCGCAAGTAA
- the rpmI gene encoding 50S ribosomal protein L35, translating into MPKMKTKSGAKKRFKVRSSGGIKRSQAFKRHILTKKTTKAKRQLRGMTEVHAADEKLIRAMLPYA; encoded by the coding sequence ATGCCCAAGATGAAGACGAAGAGCGGCGCCAAGAAGCGCTTCAAGGTCCGCTCGAGTGGCGGGATCAAGCGGTCCCAGGCGTTCAAGCGCCATATCCTGACCAAGAAAACGACCAAGGCGAAGCGTCAGCTGCGCGGCATGACCGAAGTTCATGCGGCCGATGAAAAGCTGATTCGCGCCATGCTTCCGTACGCTTGA
- the thrS gene encoding threonine--tRNA ligase, with translation MPNITLPDGSVRSFDHPVTVAEVAASIGAGLAKAALAGRVGGRMVDLSHRLDADADLAIVTDKGAEGLEIIRHSTAHLLAHAVKELFPDAQVTIGPVIDNGFYYDFSYKRPFTPEDLAAIEGRMAEIAKREIPVQREVWPRDKAVDFFKGIGEHYKAEIIASIPAGEDVSLYRQGDFIDLCRGPHVPSTGKLKVFKLMKLAGAYWRGDSKNEMLQRVYGTAWTKKDELDAYLHMIEEAEKRDHRKLGRQLDLFHIQDEAPGMVFWHAKGWTLWQQVEQYLRRTIGEHGYQEVKTPQIVDRSLWEKSGHWGMYSDLMFTTQSEKRDYAVKPMNCPCHIQIFNQGLKSYRDLPLRMAEFGSCHRNEPSGSLHGIMRVRNFVQDDAHIFCAESQVQAESAEFIRLLQQVYTDFGFTDVQVKLSTRPEKRVGTDEQWDAAEAALAAALDAQGLHYELQPGEGAFYGPKIEFSLKDCLGRVWQCGTLQLDFNLPVRLGAEYVDEDNTKKVPVMLHRAILGSLERFIGILIEHHAGAMPMWLAPQHAVVMNISEGQAEYAAEVAEKLRKAGFRVEADLRNEKINYKIREHSVQKLPYQIVTGEKEKAAGLVAVRARGGQDLGQMTLDALIERWRREVEAKAGPV, from the coding sequence ATGCCCAATATCACGCTTCCCGACGGTTCCGTTCGCAGCTTCGATCATCCGGTGACCGTGGCGGAGGTCGCCGCCTCGATCGGTGCCGGCCTCGCCAAGGCCGCGCTGGCCGGTCGCGTGGGCGGACGCATGGTCGACCTGTCGCATCGTCTCGACGCCGATGCCGATCTGGCGATCGTCACCGACAAGGGCGCGGAAGGTCTCGAGATCATCCGCCACTCTACCGCCCACCTGCTGGCGCACGCGGTGAAGGAGCTTTTTCCCGATGCTCAGGTGACGATCGGGCCGGTGATCGACAACGGCTTCTACTACGATTTCTCGTACAAGCGCCCGTTCACGCCCGAGGATCTCGCCGCGATCGAAGGGCGCATGGCCGAGATCGCGAAGCGCGAGATTCCGGTGCAGCGCGAGGTGTGGCCGCGTGACAAGGCCGTGGATTTCTTCAAGGGCATCGGCGAGCACTACAAGGCGGAGATCATCGCCTCGATTCCGGCGGGCGAGGATGTGTCGCTGTACCGTCAGGGCGACTTCATCGACCTGTGCCGCGGCCCGCACGTGCCCTCGACCGGCAAGCTCAAGGTCTTCAAGCTGATGAAGTTGGCCGGTGCCTATTGGCGCGGCGACTCGAAGAACGAGATGCTGCAGCGCGTGTATGGCACGGCGTGGACGAAGAAGGACGAGCTCGACGCCTACCTGCACATGATCGAGGAGGCCGAGAAGCGCGACCATCGCAAGCTCGGCCGCCAGCTCGACCTCTTCCACATCCAGGACGAGGCGCCGGGCATGGTGTTCTGGCACGCCAAGGGGTGGACGCTGTGGCAGCAGGTCGAGCAGTACCTGCGCCGCACGATCGGCGAGCATGGCTACCAGGAGGTGAAGACGCCGCAGATCGTCGATCGCTCGCTGTGGGAGAAGTCCGGCCACTGGGGCATGTACTCCGACCTGATGTTCACTACGCAGTCCGAGAAGCGCGACTACGCGGTCAAGCCGATGAACTGTCCGTGCCACATCCAGATCTTCAATCAGGGCCTCAAGAGCTACCGCGACCTGCCGCTGCGCATGGCCGAGTTCGGCTCCTGCCACCGCAACGAGCCTTCGGGTTCGCTGCACGGCATCATGCGCGTGCGCAACTTCGTGCAGGACGATGCCCACATCTTCTGCGCCGAGAGCCAGGTGCAGGCCGAGTCGGCCGAGTTCATCCGCCTGCTGCAGCAGGTGTATACGGATTTCGGTTTTACCGACGTGCAGGTGAAGCTGTCGACCCGTCCGGAAAAGCGCGTCGGCACCGACGAGCAGTGGGATGCCGCAGAGGCCGCGCTGGCCGCCGCGCTCGACGCCCAGGGCCTGCATTACGAGCTGCAGCCCGGCGAGGGCGCCTTCTACGGTCCGAAGATCGAGTTCTCGCTGAAGGACTGCCTGGGACGCGTCTGGCAGTGCGGCACGCTGCAGCTCGACTTCAACCTGCCGGTGCGCCTGGGCGCCGAGTACGTCGACGAGGACAACACCAAGAAGGTGCCGGTCATGCTGCATCGCGCCATCCTGGGCTCGCTGGAGCGCTTCATCGGCATCCTGATCGAGCATCACGCGGGCGCGATGCCGATGTGGCTTGCGCCGCAGCACGCGGTGGTGATGAACATCTCGGAAGGGCAGGCCGAGTATGCCGCCGAGGTCGCCGAGAAGCTGCGCAAGGCGGGGTTCCGGGTCGAGGCCGATTTGCGTAACGAAAAGATTAACTATAAAATTCGCGAACATAGCGTGCAGAAGCTGCCCTACCAGATCGTCACCGGCGAGAAGGAGAAGGCGGCGGGCCTGGTGGCCGTGCGCGCCCGAGGCGGCCAGGATCTTGGCCAAATGACCCTCGATGCACTGATCGAGCGCTGGCGTCGCGAAGTCGAAGCGAAAGCCGGCCCGGTCTGA
- the pheT gene encoding phenylalanine--tRNA ligase subunit beta, which translates to MQFSEQWLRTFVDPQLNSAELGHLLTMAGLEVEEAEPAAPAFKGVVVAQIVEAEKHPNADKLKLCKVDAGIGELLQIVCGAPNAAAGMKVPCAVVGAVLPGEFEIKKAKLRGVESFGMLCSARELGLSEDHGGLYALPEDAPVGADIRDYLGLDDTLFTIKLTPNRADCLSLTGVAREVAAITGASLRHTMVDAVVPTVDARRDIVLDAPAACPRYCGRILHGVNAKAPTPEWMVRRLVRSGVRSISALVDITNYVMLELGQPLHAFDNTRLQGAIHVRLPRAAERVLLLNEQTVTPAADTLLIADEARALALAGIMGGEDSGITLETTEVFLESAFFAPDAIAGRARSYGFSSDASHRFERGVDPELARPAIERATQLVLEICGGEAGPVVEAQAPDALPARKPVRLRPARARRVLGVTLDDEAMLALLQRVHLGVVRDGDDFLVTPPSWRFDIEIEEDLIEELARLHGYDNIPAVAPQGSLMMLPSSEHSRPVWALRHLLAARGYQEVVNFAFVEEAWERDFCANENPIRLANPIASQLSVMRSSLIPGLVDTLATNRKRQIERVRVFEVARVFERKADGEPVRGFQQVMNVAGLAAGSVLPEQWGERSRNVDFYDVKGDLEALFAPRQLAFAPLSHPALHPGRAAAVRLDGHVIGVIGELHPVWVQRYDLGTAPVVFELALDAALAARMPGYAEISRMPAVRRDLALVIAMDVPVERVLEVLRAAAPAIVREISLFDLYHGKGIDPDKKSLAFRVSMQDTQRTLEDAEVEAAMAVLVHQAETVLGGRLRGAGG; encoded by the coding sequence ATGCAATTCTCCGAACAGTGGCTGCGGACCTTCGTCGATCCGCAGTTGAACAGTGCCGAACTCGGCCACCTGCTGACCATGGCCGGCCTCGAGGTCGAGGAGGCCGAGCCGGCCGCGCCTGCCTTCAAGGGCGTGGTCGTGGCGCAGATCGTCGAGGCCGAGAAGCATCCCAACGCCGACAAGCTCAAGCTGTGCAAGGTCGATGCCGGCATCGGCGAGCTGCTGCAGATCGTCTGCGGTGCCCCCAACGCCGCCGCCGGCATGAAGGTGCCGTGTGCGGTGGTCGGTGCGGTGCTGCCGGGCGAGTTCGAGATCAAGAAGGCCAAGCTGCGCGGCGTCGAATCCTTCGGCATGCTGTGCTCGGCGCGCGAGCTCGGCCTGTCCGAGGACCACGGTGGGCTCTACGCCCTGCCCGAGGATGCGCCGGTCGGTGCCGACATCCGCGACTATCTCGGACTCGACGACACGCTGTTCACGATCAAGCTGACCCCCAACCGTGCCGATTGCCTGAGTCTGACGGGGGTGGCGCGCGAGGTGGCGGCGATCACCGGCGCGTCGCTGCGCCATACCATGGTCGACGCGGTCGTACCCACCGTCGATGCGCGTCGCGACATCGTGCTCGATGCACCCGCCGCCTGCCCGCGCTACTGCGGCCGCATCCTGCACGGGGTGAATGCCAAGGCGCCGACGCCGGAATGGATGGTGCGCCGCCTGGTGCGCAGCGGCGTGCGCTCGATCAGCGCGCTGGTCGACATCACCAACTACGTGATGCTCGAACTCGGCCAGCCGCTGCACGCTTTCGACAACACCCGGCTGCAGGGGGCGATCCACGTGCGCCTGCCGCGCGCGGCCGAACGGGTGCTGCTGCTCAACGAGCAGACCGTGACTCCGGCCGCGGACACGTTGCTGATCGCCGACGAGGCGCGTGCGCTTGCGCTCGCCGGCATCATGGGCGGCGAGGACAGCGGCATCACGCTGGAGACCACCGAAGTCTTCCTGGAGAGCGCCTTCTTCGCGCCCGACGCCATCGCCGGCCGTGCGCGCAGCTACGGTTTCAGCTCGGACGCCTCGCACCGCTTCGAGCGCGGGGTCGACCCGGAGCTCGCGCGCCCTGCCATCGAGCGCGCGACGCAGCTCGTGCTCGAGATCTGCGGTGGCGAAGCCGGCCCGGTGGTCGAGGCGCAGGCGCCCGACGCGCTGCCGGCGCGCAAGCCGGTGCGCCTGCGCCCGGCGCGTGCTCGCCGCGTGCTCGGCGTCACGCTCGACGACGAAGCCATGCTCGCCCTGCTGCAGCGCGTGCACCTGGGCGTGGTGCGCGACGGCGACGACTTCCTGGTCACGCCGCCGTCGTGGCGCTTCGACATCGAGATCGAGGAAGACCTGATCGAGGAGCTCGCCCGCCTGCACGGCTACGACAACATCCCCGCGGTTGCGCCGCAGGGCAGCCTGATGATGCTGCCCAGTTCCGAGCACAGCCGTCCGGTGTGGGCGCTGCGCCACCTGCTCGCCGCCCGCGGCTACCAGGAAGTGGTGAACTTCGCCTTCGTCGAGGAGGCCTGGGAGCGCGATTTCTGCGCCAACGAGAACCCCATCCGCCTCGCCAACCCGATCGCTAGCCAGCTCAGCGTGATGCGCTCGAGCCTGATCCCCGGCCTGGTCGACACCCTGGCGACCAACCGCAAGCGCCAGATCGAGCGCGTGCGCGTGTTCGAGGTGGCGCGGGTGTTCGAACGCAAGGCCGATGGCGAGCCGGTGCGCGGCTTCCAGCAGGTCATGAACGTCGCCGGCCTGGCCGCCGGCTCGGTGCTGCCGGAGCAGTGGGGCGAGCGTTCGCGCAACGTCGACTTCTATGACGTCAAGGGCGACCTCGAGGCCCTGTTCGCGCCGCGCCAGCTTGCCTTCGCGCCGCTGTCGCATCCGGCGCTACATCCGGGGCGTGCGGCCGCAGTCAGGCTCGATGGCCACGTCATCGGCGTGATCGGCGAGCTGCATCCGGTGTGGGTGCAGCGTTACGACCTGGGCACTGCGCCAGTGGTGTTCGAGCTCGCGCTCGATGCCGCGCTCGCCGCGCGCATGCCTGGCTATGCCGAGATTTCGCGCATGCCGGCCGTGCGTCGCGACCTTGCCCTCGTGATCGCCATGGATGTCCCGGTCGAGCGCGTGCTGGAAGTGCTGCGCGCGGCCGCGCCCGCCATCGTGCGCGAGATCAGCCTGTTCGACCTCTATCATGGCAAGGGCATCGACCCGGACAAGAAGAGTCTTGCCTTCAGGGTATCGATGCAAGATACTCAACGCACACTCGAGGACGCCGAGGTCGAGGCGGCGATGGCCGTGCTCGTGCACCAGGCGGAGACCGTGCTCGGAGGCCGACTGCGTGGCGCGGGAGGCTGA
- the infC gene encoding translation initiation factor IF-3, translating into MAQEKKQRVNREINAPELRLVGEEGEQLGIVSLNAALNMAEEAGLDLVEIAPMAVPPVCKLMDFGKFKYQEQKKAHEARLKQKQVQVKEVKLRPGTDENDYQIKLRNLKRFLEEGDKCKVTLRFRGREMAHQEFGLRQLERVKADLEELGQVEQMPKMEGRQMIMIIAPKKNR; encoded by the coding sequence ATCGCTCAAGAAAAAAAGCAGCGCGTAAATAGGGAGATCAACGCGCCCGAACTCCGGCTGGTCGGCGAAGAAGGCGAGCAGCTCGGAATCGTGTCCCTGAACGCAGCCCTCAACATGGCCGAAGAGGCCGGGCTGGATCTGGTCGAAATCGCACCGATGGCAGTGCCACCCGTGTGCAAGCTGATGGATTTCGGCAAGTTCAAGTATCAGGAACAGAAGAAGGCCCACGAAGCCCGACTCAAGCAGAAGCAGGTGCAGGTCAAGGAGGTCAAGCTCCGCCCCGGCACCGACGAGAACGACTACCAGATCAAGCTGCGCAATCTCAAGCGCTTCCTGGAAGAAGGCGACAAGTGCAAGGTCACGCTGCGCTTCCGCGGTCGTGAGATGGCGCACCAGGAGTTCGGTCTGCGGCAGCTCGAGCGCGTCAAGGCAGATCTGGAGGAGCTGGGCCAGGTCGAGCAGATGCCCAAGATGGAAGGGCGCCAGATGATCATGATCATCGCGCCGAAGAAGAACCGCTAA
- a CDS encoding 3'-5' exonuclease — translation MAVLVFDIETIPDVAGIRAIEDLPAGLSDYEVAEWAFQQRRASHGSDFLPHHLQRVVTISCALRDAQHFRVFSLSEPESGEGEIIQRFFDGIERYTPQIVSWNGGGFDLPVLHYRGMLNGVSAPRYWDQGEGDYHDSRDFKWNNYISRYHSRHLDLMDLLALYQPRANAPLDDLAKLMGYPGKLGMDGSAVWQAWQDGRIAEIRDYCETDVVNTYLVYLRFERMRGHLDAAAWAAEVQVVRDALGRIDAPHWRQFLGAWPQAGDGQG, via the coding sequence ATGGCGGTCCTCGTCTTCGACATCGAGACCATTCCCGATGTCGCCGGCATCCGCGCGATCGAGGATCTGCCCGCGGGCCTCTCGGACTACGAGGTCGCCGAATGGGCGTTCCAGCAGCGGCGGGCGAGCCACGGCAGCGATTTCCTGCCCCACCACCTGCAGCGGGTGGTGACGATCTCCTGTGCGCTGCGCGATGCGCAGCACTTCAGGGTGTTCTCGCTGTCCGAGCCGGAGAGCGGCGAGGGCGAGATCATCCAGCGCTTCTTCGACGGCATCGAACGCTACACGCCGCAGATCGTGTCGTGGAACGGTGGCGGCTTCGATCTCCCCGTGCTCCATTACCGTGGCATGCTGAACGGCGTTTCGGCGCCGCGGTACTGGGACCAGGGCGAGGGCGACTATCACGACTCGCGTGACTTCAAGTGGAACAACTACATCAGCCGCTATCACAGCCGTCACCTTGACCTGATGGACTTGCTGGCGCTGTACCAGCCGCGCGCCAACGCGCCGCTCGACGACCTCGCCAAGCTCATGGGCTACCCCGGCAAGCTCGGCATGGACGGTTCGGCGGTGTGGCAGGCCTGGCAGGATGGCCGGATCGCCGAGATCCGTGATTATTGCGAAACGGACGTGGTCAATACCTATCTCGTCTATCTGCGCTTCGAGCGCATGCGCGGGCACCTCGACGCTGCGGCATGGGCAGCCGAGGTGCAGGTGGTGCGCGACGCCCTCGGGCGGATCGATGCGCCGCACTGGAGACAGTTCCTCGGCGCCTGGCCGCAGGCCGGAGACGGGCAGGGCTGA
- a CDS encoding GlsB/YeaQ/YmgE family stress response membrane protein — translation MGILYTILIGLIVGLVARLLHPGKDGLGLIMTSLLGIAGSLVATYGGQALGIYHAGEGAGFIGAVVGAFLILFIVSRLRK, via the coding sequence ATGGGCATCCTCTACACCATCCTCATCGGCCTCATCGTCGGTCTGGTCGCGCGGCTGCTGCATCCGGGCAAGGACGGCCTCGGCCTGATCATGACCTCGCTGCTCGGCATCGCCGGTTCGCTGGTTGCGACCTACGGCGGGCAGGCCCTGGGCATCTATCATGCTGGCGAAGGAGCGGGCTTCATCGGTGCGGTCGTGGGCGCGTTCCTGATCCTCTTTATCGTGTCGCGACTCAGGAAGTAA
- the surE gene encoding 5'/3'-nucleotidase SurE: protein MRILVSNDDGYFAPGISALAEALGTLGEVTVVAPERDRSGASNSLTLDRPLSLKRTANGFYHVNGTPTDCVHLAVTGMLDHLPDMVVSGVNHGANMGDDTVYSGTVAAATEGFLLGVPSIAVSLVSKSATDFSAAARVARDLAERFMRNPFPHPVLLNVNVPDVAYERLRGVRVTRLGKRHKAEPVVRSQTPRGDTVYWVGAAGGAADAGEGTDFHAVANGFVSVTPLQIDLTHTGLIAPVFDWLQQ from the coding sequence ATGCGTATTCTGGTCAGCAACGACGACGGTTATTTCGCTCCGGGTATTTCGGCGCTCGCCGAGGCTCTGGGCACGCTCGGCGAAGTCACGGTGGTGGCGCCGGAGCGGGACCGCAGCGGTGCGAGCAACTCGCTGACCCTGGATCGCCCGCTCTCGCTCAAGCGCACGGCCAACGGCTTCTACCACGTCAATGGCACGCCGACCGACTGCGTCCACCTGGCGGTCACCGGCATGCTGGACCATCTGCCGGACATGGTCGTGTCCGGCGTGAATCACGGCGCGAACATGGGCGACGATACGGTCTACTCGGGTACCGTAGCTGCAGCGACGGAAGGCTTCCTGCTCGGCGTACCCTCGATCGCGGTGTCGCTGGTCAGCAAGTCGGCCACCGATTTCAGCGCCGCGGCACGGGTGGCGCGCGACCTCGCAGAGCGCTTCATGCGCAATCCCTTTCCGCATCCGGTCCTCCTGAACGTCAACGTTCCCGATGTCGCCTACGAGCGCCTGCGCGGCGTGCGGGTGACCCGGCTGGGCAAGCGCCACAAGGCCGAACCGGTGGTGCGCAGCCAGACGCCGCGCGGCGATACGGTGTATTGGGTGGGCGCGGCGGGGGGCGCGGCGGATGCGGGCGAGGGGACAGATTTCCACGCGGTGGCCAACGGCTTCGTGTCGGTCACGCCGCTGCAGATCGACCTCACCCACACCGGCCTGATCGCGCCGGTTTTCGACTGGCTCCAGCAGTGA
- a CDS encoding MerR family transcriptional regulator: MQASSPDTEAQDLPPIPAKRYFTIGEVSELCLVKPHVLRYWEQEFTQLKPVKRGGNRRYYQHHEVLLIRRIRQLLYQEGFTISGARNRLGESAIHAQESQVEVERYREVLRALRSDIETTLADLRG; the protein is encoded by the coding sequence ATGCAAGCAAGCAGCCCTGATACCGAAGCGCAGGATCTGCCCCCGATCCCGGCGAAGCGTTATTTCACGATCGGCGAGGTCAGCGAGTTGTGCCTGGTCAAGCCGCACGTGCTGCGTTACTGGGAGCAGGAGTTCACCCAGCTCAAGCCGGTCAAGCGCGGTGGCAACCGGCGCTACTACCAGCACCATGAAGTGCTGCTGATCCGTCGCATCAGGCAGCTCCTGTACCAGGAAGGCTTCACGATCTCCGGTGCGCGCAACCGGCTTGGCGAGTCGGCGATCCACGCGCAGGAGAGCCAGGTCGAGGTGGAGCGCTACCGGGAGGTGCTGCGGGCGCTGCGCAGCGACATCGAGACGACGCTGGCGGATCTGCGAGGCTGA
- a CDS encoding protein-L-isoaspartate(D-aspartate) O-methyltransferase encodes MVERLRTQGIRDERVLAAMQAVPRHAFVEEGLAFSAYDDTPLPIGFQQTISQPFVVARMIELLRAGRELGRTLEVGAGCGYQAAVLSLLASEVYAVERIRPLLDRARANLRPLRLPNVRLKLADGSLGLPEAAPFDSIVVAAAAIGVPPALKDQLAPGGRLIVPVGGGEQRLVLIERQGNVFRESVYEAVRFVPLLGGTE; translated from the coding sequence ATGGTCGAGCGCCTGCGCACGCAAGGCATCCGCGACGAGCGTGTGCTCGCGGCCATGCAGGCTGTCCCCCGTCACGCCTTCGTCGAGGAAGGGCTGGCCTTCAGCGCCTACGACGATACTCCGCTGCCTATCGGGTTCCAGCAGACGATTTCGCAGCCCTTCGTCGTGGCGCGGATGATCGAACTGCTGCGTGCCGGTCGCGAGCTCGGGCGGACGCTGGAGGTCGGTGCAGGCTGCGGCTACCAGGCGGCCGTCCTCTCGCTGCTGGCCTCGGAGGTCTATGCGGTCGAGCGGATTCGCCCCTTGCTCGATCGTGCGCGGGCGAATCTGCGCCCCTTGCGTCTTCCGAACGTACGGCTGAAACTTGCCGACGGTAGCCTTGGTCTTCCCGAGGCGGCGCCCTTCGACAGCATCGTCGTTGCCGCTGCGGCCATCGGCGTGCCGCCGGCGCTCAAGGACCAGCTGGCGCCCGGCGGGCGCCTGATCGTGCCGGTGGGCGGCGGCGAACAGCGGCTCGTGCTGATCGAACGGCAGGGCAATGTGTTCCGCGAGAGCGTGTACGAGGCGGTGCGCTTCGTTCCCTTGCTCGGCGGTACGGAATGA
- the rplT gene encoding 50S ribosomal protein L20: MPRVKRGVTARARHKKVLSQAKGYRGRRKNVYRIAKQAVMKAGQYAYRDRRQRKRQFRTLWIARINAAARELGLTYSVFMNGLKKAAIEIDRKVLADLAVFDKPAFAAIAEQARAKLAA; encoded by the coding sequence ATGCCTCGCGTTAAACGTGGTGTAACCGCCCGCGCCCGTCACAAGAAAGTCCTTTCCCAGGCCAAGGGTTATCGCGGCCGTCGCAAGAACGTCTATCGCATCGCCAAGCAGGCGGTGATGAAGGCTGGCCAGTACGCCTACCGCGACCGTCGTCAGCGCAAGCGTCAGTTCCGCACGCTGTGGATCGCGCGTATCAACGCCGCCGCGCGTGAACTGGGTCTGACCTACAGCGTCTTCATGAACGGCCTCAAGAAAGCCGCGATCGAGATCGACCGCAAGGTGCTGGCCGACCTGGCCGTGTTCGACAAGCCGGCGTTTGCCGCGATTGCCGAACAGGCCCGGGCCAAACTCGCTGCGTAA